In the Deinococcus ficus genome, one interval contains:
- a CDS encoding YwiC-like family protein: MTTPANPTTPARPRPKAARKPGRRRVGAEWMPRQHGAWAMLFLPYLVGVTLLAQGSGVPAFAWPLLPAWLFGYFAFNALTLWLKSGRKPLYLRPALTYGAVSGVLGGLTLALAPHLLGWALAFAPLLGVGLWRAAHRDDASLLARGSAVVAACLLTAVMTTGGPLDALRLPLTARPTLATLALWAYFLGTLLYVKTMIRERGEAAYLTLSVGAHAALFALALWGALTGVVPAAFPAFFLLTTVRAAVMPRLEGWRGRRVTPKQVGLTEFGISFLLLFLLGWA, translated from the coding sequence ATGACCACCCCCGCCAACCCGACCACCCCCGCCCGACCCCGCCCGAAAGCCGCCCGCAAACCGGGCCGTCGGCGGGTGGGCGCCGAGTGGATGCCCCGGCAGCACGGCGCGTGGGCCATGCTGTTCTTGCCCTACCTGGTGGGCGTGACGCTGCTCGCGCAGGGGAGCGGCGTGCCCGCGTTCGCGTGGCCCCTGCTGCCCGCCTGGCTGTTCGGGTACTTCGCGTTCAACGCCCTGACCCTGTGGCTGAAATCCGGCCGCAAGCCGCTGTACCTGCGTCCCGCGCTCACGTACGGCGCGGTGTCCGGCGTGCTGGGCGGGCTCACGCTGGCGCTGGCGCCGCACCTGCTGGGCTGGGCGCTGGCATTCGCGCCGCTGCTGGGCGTGGGCCTGTGGCGCGCCGCGCACCGCGACGACGCCTCGCTTCTCGCGCGCGGCTCGGCGGTGGTCGCCGCCTGCCTGCTCACCGCGGTCATGACGACCGGGGGGCCGCTGGACGCGCTGCGCCTGCCCCTGACCGCCCGGCCCACCCTGGCCACCCTGGCGTTGTGGGCGTACTTCCTGGGCACGCTGCTGTACGTGAAAACCATGATCCGCGAACGGGGTGAGGCGGCCTACCTGACCCTCTCGGTGGGCGCGCACGCGGCCCTCTTCGCACTGGCTCTGTGGGGGGCACTGACCGGCGTGGTCCCCGCGGCCTTCCCGGCCTTCTTCCTGCTCACCACCGTGCGCGCCGCGGTCATGCCCCGGCTGGAAGGCTGGCGGGGCCGGCGGGTCACGCCGAAACAGGTGGGCCTGACCGAGTTCGGCATCAGCTTCCTGCTGCTGTTCCTGCTGGGCTGGGCGTAA
- a CDS encoding DUF2259 domain-containing protein, with product MTLNAWRSRLRAGGALLALLGGAARAGDLFPVQEVRFSADGRAVLVVTAGVQDGSGFPVSALAVYSTATGARLAGASRREEGSAAPAQVAARLLGAQRTVLGRYGLLNRPAATARYRRTFAPLIGWADGLRAGQAGRVDVPLWSRPVPVTWRVYPVRAAACPAPTGRLALLPPGERVAGVQVKVNAQVVHADAFLPCSREGTARYALDGVYVQGNRAAVLMRGYRPGFEGPDADLLVIATTLR from the coding sequence ATGACCTTGAATGCATGGCGGTCCCGGCTGAGGGCGGGGGGGGCGCTGCTGGCCCTGCTGGGCGGCGCGGCCCGGGCCGGGGACCTGTTCCCGGTGCAGGAGGTGCGCTTCAGCGCGGACGGGCGGGCGGTGCTGGTCGTGACGGCCGGCGTGCAGGACGGCAGCGGGTTCCCGGTGTCGGCGCTGGCGGTGTACAGCACGGCGACGGGAGCGCGGCTGGCGGGTGCGTCCCGGCGGGAGGAGGGATCGGCGGCGCCGGCGCAGGTTGCCGCGCGGCTGCTCGGGGCGCAGCGGACTGTGCTGGGGCGGTACGGGCTGCTGAACCGGCCGGCGGCCACGGCCCGGTACCGGCGGACGTTCGCGCCGTTGATCGGGTGGGCGGACGGCCTGCGGGCGGGTCAGGCGGGGCGGGTGGACGTGCCGCTGTGGTCGCGGCCGGTGCCGGTGACGTGGCGGGTGTACCCGGTGCGGGCCGCGGCGTGCCCGGCGCCGACGGGGCGGCTGGCGCTGCTTCCCCCCGGCGAGCGGGTGGCGGGCGTGCAGGTGAAGGTGAACGCGCAGGTGGTGCATGCGGACGCGTTCCTGCCGTGTTCGCGGGAGGGCACGGCGCGCTACGCGCTGGACGGGGTGTACGTGCAGGGGAACCGGGCGGCGGTGCTGATGCGCGGGTACCGGCCGGGCTTCGAGGGGCCGGACGCGGACCTGCTGGTGATCGCGACCACCCTGCGGTGA
- a CDS encoding HAD family hydrolase, with amino-acid sequence MNPERDVLLLDVDGVLVIPPDWFGVKLLREHPQEARAFFEGAFLPATRGETDLLSHVPAFLNATGRPGTPEGFVREWLDYENHPNVPMLAAVRELRGAGWRAFLATNQERNRVNHLLREVGLGEVVDGEVASCTVGHRKPDAAYYGAVAAHLGVAPERIVFWDDSAENVEAARAAGWQAHLFTGVEDFRRVMTAGG; translated from the coding sequence GTGAATCCGGAACGTGACGTGCTGCTCCTCGATGTGGATGGCGTGCTGGTCATCCCGCCCGACTGGTTCGGGGTGAAGCTGCTGCGCGAGCACCCGCAGGAGGCGCGCGCGTTCTTCGAGGGGGCGTTCCTGCCCGCCACGCGCGGGGAGACGGACCTGCTGTCGCACGTGCCGGCCTTCCTGAACGCCACGGGCCGGCCGGGCACGCCGGAGGGGTTCGTGCGCGAGTGGCTGGACTACGAGAACCACCCGAACGTCCCGATGCTGGCGGCCGTGCGGGAGCTGCGCGGCGCGGGCTGGCGGGCGTTCCTGGCGACGAACCAGGAGCGCAACCGGGTGAATCACCTGTTGCGTGAGGTGGGGCTGGGTGAGGTGGTGGACGGTGAGGTGGCGAGCTGCACGGTCGGGCACCGCAAGCCGGACGCCGCGTATTACGGGGCGGTCGCCGCGCACCTGGGTGTGGCGCCGGAGCGGATCGTGTTCTGGGACGACAGTGCGGAGAACGTGGAGGCCGCGCGGGCGGCCGGGTGGCAGGCGCACCTGTTCACGGGCGTGGAGGACTTCCGGCGCGTGATGACGGCCGGAGGGTGA
- the nadA gene encoding quinolinate synthase NadA, whose translation MTTPDAPAPYHPVVPPAQTPNRDLLQLEVLGDDPQLIEEIGRLRQERNAVILAHNYQRPEVQRIADFVGDSLGLSRQAARTDADVIVFAGVHFMAETAAILNPGKTVLLPDLRAGCSLADTLTAQDIRAWKAQHPGGLVVTYVNTTADVKAESDYCCTSGNAVQIVESLPADVPVLFAPDRFLAAHVMRQTGRHLHVWQGACHVHEAIRPEDIAHQQGAHPDAELLIHPECGCSSRILASQPDVQLYSTEGMIHRARASAAQTFIVVTETGMVTRLEHDVPDKTFIPVSRTACCEYMKMITLRGVREALRDLSPRVTVPEAVRAQALRPIERMLAIG comes from the coding sequence ATGACCACCCCCGACGCCCCCGCCCCGTACCACCCCGTCGTCCCGCCCGCGCAGACGCCCAACCGCGACCTGCTGCAACTGGAGGTCCTGGGCGACGACCCGCAGCTCATCGAGGAGATCGGCCGCCTGCGCCAGGAGCGCAACGCGGTCATCCTGGCACACAACTACCAGCGGCCCGAGGTGCAGCGCATCGCAGACTTCGTGGGGGACTCGCTGGGCCTGTCCCGGCAGGCGGCCCGCACGGACGCGGACGTGATCGTGTTCGCCGGCGTGCACTTCATGGCCGAGACCGCCGCGATCCTCAACCCCGGCAAGACCGTGCTGCTGCCCGACCTGCGGGCCGGGTGCTCCCTGGCCGACACCCTGACCGCGCAGGACATCCGCGCCTGGAAGGCGCAGCACCCCGGCGGGCTGGTCGTGACGTACGTGAACACCACCGCCGACGTGAAGGCCGAAAGCGACTACTGCTGCACGTCCGGGAACGCCGTGCAGATCGTCGAGAGCCTCCCCGCGGACGTGCCCGTGCTGTTCGCCCCGGACCGCTTCCTGGCCGCGCACGTCATGCGCCAGACCGGCCGGCACCTGCACGTCTGGCAGGGCGCCTGCCACGTGCACGAGGCGATCCGCCCGGAGGACATTGCCCATCAGCAGGGCGCGCACCCGGACGCCGAACTGCTGATCCACCCGGAGTGCGGGTGCAGCAGCCGCATCCTGGCGTCGCAGCCGGACGTGCAGCTCTACTCCACCGAGGGCATGATTCACCGCGCCAGAGCAAGTGCGGCGCAGACGTTCATCGTGGTCACGGAAACCGGCATGGTCACCCGCCTGGAACACGACGTGCCCGACAAGACCTTCATCCCCGTGAGCCGCACCGCCTGCTGCGAGTACATGAAGATGATCACCCTGCGAGGTGTCCGGGAAGCCCTGCGCGACCTGTCCCCCCGCGTGACCGTCCCCGAGGCCGTCCGCGCGCAGGCGCTGCGTCCCATCGAACGCATGCTCGCCATCGGGTGA
- the nadC gene encoding carboxylating nicotinate-nucleotide diphosphorylase: protein MLTLDDRLRAALAEDLGRGDVTTRSTVPAATPARAEFLLKQPGVLSGLDVAARVYALLDPAVTVTWTARDGDRRERGVIGVVSGPARSVLGGERVALNLLQRLSGVATLTRAYADALAGSRTRLLDTRKTTPLWRDLEKDAVRHGGGVNHRVGLDDGILIKDNHIVAAGGITPAVQAAREGGYLLKVLCEVPDLAGLEEAIHAGADRVMLDNFSDDQLAEAVARRDRLAPHVTLETSGNVTLDRLPRIAASGVDFVSAGALTHSAAALDISLNFLPTPVFPALQESLS from the coding sequence ATGCTGACCCTGGATGACCGCCTGCGCGCCGCGCTGGCCGAGGACCTCGGCCGCGGGGACGTCACCACCCGCAGCACCGTGCCCGCCGCCACCCCCGCCCGCGCGGAGTTCCTGCTGAAACAGCCGGGCGTGCTGAGCGGTCTGGACGTGGCCGCGCGGGTGTACGCCCTGCTGGACCCGGCCGTGACCGTCACCTGGACCGCCCGGGACGGCGACCGGCGCGAGCGGGGCGTGATCGGGGTGGTGAGCGGCCCGGCCCGCAGCGTGCTGGGCGGGGAGCGGGTGGCCCTGAACCTGCTGCAGCGCCTGTCGGGCGTCGCGACCCTCACCCGGGCGTACGCGGACGCGCTGGCCGGGTCCCGCACGCGGCTGCTGGACACCCGCAAGACCACGCCGCTGTGGCGCGACCTGGAAAAGGACGCCGTCCGCCACGGCGGCGGCGTGAACCACCGGGTCGGGCTGGACGACGGCATCCTGATCAAGGACAACCACATCGTCGCGGCGGGCGGCATCACGCCCGCCGTGCAGGCCGCGCGCGAGGGCGGGTACCTGCTGAAGGTGCTGTGCGAGGTGCCGGACCTCGCCGGCCTGGAGGAAGCCATCCACGCGGGCGCGGACCGCGTGATGCTGGACAACTTCAGCGACGATCAGCTCGCGGAGGCCGTCGCCCGGCGGGACCGCCTCGCACCGCACGTCACCCTGGAAACCAGCGGGAACGTCACCCTGGACCGCCTGCCCCGCATCGCCGCGAGCGGCGTGGACTTCGTGTCCGCCGGGGCCCTGACGCACTCGGCCGCCGCGCTGGACATCAGCCTGAACTTCCTGCCCACCCCCGTCTTCCCCGCCCTTCAGGAGTCCCTGTCATGA
- a CDS encoding L-aspartate oxidase yields the protein MEVLETDLLVVGSGVAGAQAALTAHRRGARVLLVTKGRLRSGSTPWAQGGVAAPRDAGDRAAHAADTLRAGRGLCDPAVVDAFVRESQALVDGLRAYGVPFEASLTLEGGHSVPRIRHAADATGHAISVALSAALEADRGGGLHVLERTFVRALRVSGPRVVGAELLTPAGPLTVRAGGVLLACGGYGGLYPVTTAPPEGTGDGLALAYRAGAALRDLEFVQFHPTAVRAGHRALLVTEAARGEGAHLLNAQGERFMPRYDPLEELAPRDVVARAIAAERDRTGQVVLDLRHLGDAFVRARFPMVAASLAPLGLRLGADLIPVEPAVHYTIGGVQTDAHGRCTVPGLYAAGEVASSGLHGANRLASNSLSEGLVFGARAAVAALADARTPEAGEALPALAADPGSLPALREIVGRAAGLRRGAARLEAGLLALEALPPAFPAGEAEAPAALEAGNLRQLAPLLLRAAHARQESRGAHARLDFPDLGAPQHSVSRLVQGSDRLDLVPHAAVEAVP from the coding sequence ATGGAGGTTCTCGAAACAGACCTGCTGGTGGTCGGAAGTGGAGTGGCCGGCGCGCAGGCCGCCCTGACCGCCCACCGCCGGGGCGCGCGGGTGCTGCTGGTCACGAAGGGCCGGCTGCGCAGCGGGTCCACCCCCTGGGCGCAGGGAGGGGTGGCTGCGCCGCGGGACGCCGGGGACCGCGCGGCACACGCGGCGGACACCCTGCGGGCCGGGCGGGGCCTGTGCGACCCGGCGGTGGTGGACGCGTTCGTGCGGGAATCTCAGGCGCTGGTGGACGGCCTGCGGGCGTACGGCGTGCCGTTCGAGGCGTCGCTGACGCTGGAGGGCGGGCACAGCGTGCCGCGCATCCGGCATGCGGCCGACGCGACCGGCCACGCGATCAGCGTAGCGCTGAGTGCGGCCCTGGAGGCCGACCGGGGCGGGGGCCTACATGTACTGGAGCGCACCTTCGTGCGGGCCCTGCGGGTGAGCGGCCCGCGGGTAGTGGGCGCGGAGCTGCTCACGCCGGCCGGGCCGCTCACGGTGCGGGCGGGGGGGGTGCTGCTCGCCTGCGGCGGGTACGGCGGCCTGTACCCGGTCACGACCGCCCCGCCGGAAGGCACCGGGGACGGCCTGGCGCTGGCGTACCGGGCGGGCGCGGCGCTGCGGGACCTGGAGTTCGTGCAGTTTCACCCGACGGCGGTGCGGGCCGGCCACCGGGCCCTGCTGGTCACCGAGGCCGCCCGCGGCGAGGGCGCGCACCTGCTGAACGCGCAGGGCGAGCGCTTCATGCCGCGGTACGACCCGTTGGAGGAACTGGCGCCGCGGGACGTGGTGGCCCGCGCGATCGCCGCCGAGCGGGACCGGACCGGGCAGGTGGTTCTGGACCTGCGGCACCTGGGCGACGCGTTCGTGCGCGCGCGCTTCCCGATGGTGGCGGCCAGCCTGGCGCCGCTGGGCCTGCGCCTGGGTGCGGACCTGATTCCGGTGGAGCCGGCGGTGCACTACACCATCGGCGGTGTGCAGACGGACGCACATGGGCGCTGCACGGTGCCGGGCCTGTACGCGGCGGGCGAGGTGGCGTCGTCGGGCCTGCACGGCGCGAACCGGCTGGCGAGCAACAGCCTCTCGGAGGGGCTGGTCTTCGGTGCGCGGGCGGCGGTCGCCGCACTGGCGGACGCGCGGACCCCGGAGGCCGGTGAGGCGCTGCCGGCCCTTGCGGCCGACCCGGGGAGCCTGCCGGCCCTGCGGGAGATCGTGGGCCGCGCGGCGGGCCTGCGGCGGGGCGCGGCGCGGCTGGAGGCGGGGCTGCTGGCGCTGGAGGCCCTGCCCCCCGCCTTCCCGGCCGGGGAAGCGGAGGCGCCGGCGGCCCTGGAGGCCGGGAACCTGCGGCAGCTGGCGCCGCTGCTGCTGCGGGCCGCGCACGCCCGCCAGGAGTCGCGTGGGGCGCACGCCCGGCTGGACTTCCCGGACCTGGGCGCCCCGCAGCACAGCGTGTCGCGGCTGGTGCAGGGTTCGGATCGGCTGGACCTCGTGCCGCACGCGGCGGTGGAGGCCGTACCTTGA
- a CDS encoding excalibur calcium-binding domain-containing protein codes for MTAFPFRSALKTLALGAALLGMAEAATSVTTTSLNLRRTPGGAVVAVIPANTLLITACDGAWCRTTYRGRGGYVGRAYLKAVTRSAPLNSASSGAYSRFYASCTAMRRAGAAPARVGTPGYRVGLDRNGNGWACDQIER; via the coding sequence ATGACTGCGTTTCCCTTCCGTTCCGCACTGAAGACCCTGGCGCTGGGCGCCGCGCTGCTCGGCATGGCCGAGGCGGCCACCTCCGTGACAACCACCAGCCTGAACCTGCGCCGCACGCCGGGCGGGGCGGTGGTGGCGGTGATTCCCGCGAACACGCTGCTGATCACCGCCTGTGACGGTGCATGGTGCCGGACGACGTACCGGGGCCGGGGCGGGTACGTGGGCCGCGCGTACCTGAAGGCGGTGACGCGCAGCGCCCCACTGAACTCCGCGTCCAGCGGGGCGTACAGCCGCTTCTACGCGTCCTGCACGGCCATGCGGCGGGCGGGCGCGGCGCCCGCGCGGGTGGGGACGCCCGGGTACCGGGTGGGCCTGGACCGCAACGGGAACGGCTGGGCCTGCGACCAGATCGAACGCTGA
- a CDS encoding DsbA family oxidoreductase, translated as MTSLAPPTPDRLRVDIWSDIACPWCYIGKRRFERALADFPHRDQVDVVWHSFELDPGAAERNPLGMRDALAAKYRRTPAQAQDMMNGVAQAAAGEGLNYRLDDAKLVNTVRAHALLHLAAERGVQDRLKETLLDAYFTQGADLSDPDTLVTLAQSAGLDAGEARAALTDEARVAAVRRDEAQAAALGITGVPFFVLGGKYGVSGAQDPQTFLGALNQVWQETHPAPLTLLGSDTADGCEDGSCAVPARQD; from the coding sequence ATGACTTCGCTCGCCCCCCCCACCCCCGACCGCCTGCGCGTGGACATCTGGTCCGACATCGCCTGCCCCTGGTGCTACATCGGCAAACGCCGCTTCGAACGCGCCCTGGCCGACTTCCCCCACCGCGACCAGGTGGACGTCGTGTGGCACTCCTTCGAACTGGACCCCGGCGCCGCCGAACGCAACCCCCTGGGCATGCGCGACGCGCTCGCCGCGAAGTACCGCCGCACCCCCGCGCAGGCGCAGGACATGATGAACGGCGTGGCACAGGCCGCCGCCGGAGAGGGCCTGAACTACCGCCTGGACGACGCGAAACTCGTGAACACCGTCCGCGCGCACGCGCTGCTGCACCTCGCCGCCGAGCGGGGTGTGCAGGACCGCCTGAAGGAAACCCTGCTGGATGCCTACTTCACGCAGGGCGCCGACCTGAGTGACCCGGACACCCTGGTCACCCTGGCGCAGAGCGCCGGCCTGGACGCCGGGGAAGCCCGCGCGGCCCTGACCGACGAGGCCCGCGTGGCCGCGGTTCGGCGGGACGAGGCGCAGGCTGCCGCGCTGGGCATCACCGGCGTGCCGTTCTTCGTGCTGGGCGGCAAGTACGGCGTGAGCGGCGCGCAGGACCCGCAGACCTTCCTGGGCGCCCTGAACCAGGTGTGGCAGGAAACGCACCCCGCGCCCCTGACCCTGCTGGGCAGCGACACCGCGGACGGCTGCGAGGACGGCAGCTGCGCCGTGCCGGCCCGGCAGGACTGA
- the carB gene encoding carbamoyl-phosphate synthase large subunit — protein sequence MPKRTDLQTILILGSGPIQIGQAAEFDYSGTQALKALKNEGYRVVLVNSNPATIMTDPDLADATYLEPLTPEFVEKIIEVEKPDAILPTLGGQTALNLAMELHERGTLEKYGVELIGAGVEAIKKGEDRELFQAAMKKIGVETARGKMVHSMEEAVEYQKEIGLPIVIRPSFTLGGTGGGIAHTYEEFLTITEGGLRDSPVTSVLLEESILGWKEYELEVMRDTADTVIIITSIENFDPMGVHTGDSITVAPAQTLSDVEYQRLRDQSLAIIREIGVATGGSNIQFAVNPDNGRVIVIEMNPRVSRSSALASKATGFPIAKIAALLAVGYHLDELPNDITRVTPAAFEPTIDYVVTKIPRFAFEKFPGTPDHLGTQMRSVGEVMAIGRTFKESLQKALRSTESDIRGVYAEMDVEGLRALLYPNPRRIEAVIELLRRGETVEALFEATKIDRWFLGQLKEIIDAETEILDLGPIAEWKYEYWREVKRLGFSDARIGEIVGLSELEVRQLRKEAKATPVYKTVDTCAAEFEAHTPYHYSTYEWEDEVTPTDKPKVVILGSGPNRIGQGVEFDYATVHAVWALQEAGYETIMVNSNPETVSTDYDTADRLYFEPLTFEDVMNIVEHEKPVGVIVQLGGQTPLKLARKLADAGAPIIGTSPETIHEAEDRASFNALCERLGLPQPRGKVAETPAQARDLAAELGFPLMARPSYVLGGRAMRTVRSMDELTTYLDEVYAAVEGQPSILLDQFLEGALELDVDTLCDGEKAVVAGIMEHVEAAGVHSGDSACVLPPVNLSAELLARVKADTERLALELRVKGLMNVQWAVKDGVAYILEANPRASRTVPFVSKAVNHPLAKSAARIAVGHTLDQIGLLETPVPAMYSVKEVHLPFLKFKGVAPILGPEMKSTGESMGIDADPYLAFYRAQLGAKNYLPLTGTALLLGDGLDDVAATLSAAGLTVTRQQNGDALPDLLIDVTGSPLLRTALERGVPIVSTLEGAEWTAKAIQAAAGAKLGVKGLQAWVTGSVAAD from the coding sequence ATGCCTAAGCGTACTGACCTCCAGACCATCCTGATTCTCGGCAGCGGCCCCATTCAGATCGGGCAGGCTGCCGAGTTCGATTACAGTGGCACGCAGGCGCTCAAGGCGCTGAAGAACGAAGGGTACCGGGTGGTGCTGGTCAACAGCAACCCGGCGACCATCATGACCGACCCGGACCTCGCGGACGCCACGTACCTGGAACCGCTCACGCCGGAGTTCGTGGAGAAGATCATCGAGGTGGAGAAACCCGACGCGATCCTCCCCACGCTGGGCGGGCAGACGGCGCTGAACCTGGCGATGGAACTGCACGAGCGCGGCACGCTGGAGAAATACGGCGTGGAACTGATCGGCGCGGGCGTGGAGGCCATCAAGAAAGGCGAGGACCGCGAACTGTTCCAGGCGGCCATGAAGAAGATCGGCGTGGAAACCGCCCGCGGGAAGATGGTGCACTCCATGGAGGAAGCTGTCGAGTACCAGAAGGAGATCGGCCTGCCCATCGTGATCCGGCCCTCCTTCACGCTGGGCGGCACCGGCGGCGGCATCGCGCACACGTACGAGGAGTTCCTGACCATCACGGAAGGCGGCCTGCGCGACAGCCCCGTGACCAGCGTGCTGCTGGAAGAGAGCATCCTGGGCTGGAAGGAGTACGAGCTGGAGGTGATGCGCGACACCGCCGACACGGTGATCATCATCACCAGCATCGAGAACTTCGACCCGATGGGCGTGCACACCGGCGACAGCATCACCGTGGCGCCCGCGCAGACACTGAGTGACGTGGAATACCAGAGATTGCGCGACCAGTCCCTGGCGATCATCCGGGAGATCGGCGTGGCGACCGGCGGAAGCAACATCCAGTTCGCGGTGAACCCCGACAACGGCCGCGTGATCGTCATCGAGATGAACCCCCGCGTGAGCCGCAGCAGCGCCCTGGCCAGCAAGGCCACCGGCTTCCCCATCGCGAAGATCGCCGCGCTGCTGGCGGTCGGGTACCACCTGGACGAACTGCCGAACGACATCACCCGCGTCACGCCCGCCGCGTTCGAACCCACCATCGACTACGTCGTCACGAAGATTCCGCGCTTCGCGTTCGAGAAGTTCCCCGGCACGCCCGACCACCTGGGCACGCAGATGCGCAGCGTGGGCGAGGTCATGGCGATCGGCCGGACCTTCAAGGAAAGCCTGCAGAAGGCCCTGCGCAGCACCGAGAGCGACATCCGCGGCGTGTACGCCGAGATGGACGTCGAAGGCCTGCGGGCGCTGCTGTACCCGAACCCCCGCCGCATCGAGGCGGTGATCGAGCTGCTGCGCCGCGGCGAGACCGTGGAGGCGCTGTTCGAGGCCACGAAGATCGACCGCTGGTTCCTGGGGCAGCTCAAGGAGATCATCGACGCCGAGACGGAAATCCTGGACCTGGGGCCCATCGCGGAGTGGAAGTACGAATACTGGCGCGAGGTCAAGCGCCTGGGCTTCAGTGACGCCCGCATCGGCGAGATCGTGGGCCTGAGCGAACTGGAAGTCCGGCAGCTGCGCAAGGAAGCCAAGGCCACGCCCGTGTACAAGACGGTAGACACCTGCGCCGCCGAGTTCGAGGCGCACACCCCCTACCACTACAGCACCTACGAATGGGAGGACGAGGTCACGCCCACCGACAAGCCCAAGGTGGTCATCCTGGGGTCCGGGCCCAACCGCATCGGGCAGGGCGTGGAATTCGACTACGCCACCGTGCACGCCGTCTGGGCGCTGCAGGAAGCCGGGTACGAGACCATCATGGTGAACAGCAACCCGGAGACGGTCAGCACCGACTACGACACCGCCGACCGCCTGTACTTCGAGCCGCTCACGTTCGAGGACGTGATGAACATCGTCGAGCACGAGAAGCCCGTCGGGGTGATCGTGCAGCTCGGCGGGCAGACCCCGCTGAAACTGGCGAGGAAGCTCGCGGACGCCGGCGCGCCCATCATCGGCACCAGCCCGGAGACCATCCACGAGGCCGAGGACCGGGCCAGCTTCAACGCCCTGTGCGAACGCCTGGGCCTGCCGCAGCCCAGAGGCAAGGTCGCCGAGACACCCGCGCAGGCGCGTGACCTCGCCGCCGAACTGGGCTTCCCGCTGATGGCCCGCCCCAGCTACGTCCTGGGCGGCCGCGCCATGCGCACCGTGCGCAGCATGGACGAACTCACCACGTACCTGGACGAGGTGTACGCCGCCGTGGAAGGCCAGCCCAGCATCCTGCTGGACCAGTTCCTGGAAGGCGCGCTGGAACTGGACGTGGACACCCTCTGCGACGGCGAGAAAGCCGTGGTCGCCGGGATCATGGAGCACGTGGAGGCCGCCGGCGTGCACAGCGGCGACAGCGCCTGCGTGCTGCCCCCCGTGAACCTGAGCGCCGAGCTGCTGGCCCGCGTGAAGGCCGACACGGAACGCCTCGCGCTGGAACTGCGCGTGAAGGGCCTGATGAATGTGCAGTGGGCCGTGAAGGACGGCGTGGCGTACATCCTGGAAGCCAACCCGCGCGCCAGCCGGACCGTGCCGTTCGTGAGCAAGGCCGTGAACCACCCCCTCGCCAAGAGTGCCGCCCGCATCGCCGTGGGCCATACGCTGGACCAGATCGGCCTGCTGGAGACGCCCGTGCCCGCCATGTACAGCGTGAAGGAAGTGCACCTGCCGTTCCTGAAGTTCAAGGGCGTGGCCCCCATCCTCGGGCCGGAAATGAAGAGCACCGGCGAGAGCATGGGCATCGACGCCGATCCCTACCTGGCGTTCTACCGCGCGCAGCTGGGCGCCAAGAACTACCTCCCGCTGACCGGCACTGCCCTGCTGCTCGGGGACGGCCTGGACGATGTGGCCGCCACGCTGAGCGCCGCCGGCCTGACCGTCACCCGCCAGCAGAACGGTGACGCCCTGCCGGACCTGTTGATCGACGTGACCGGTAGCCCCCTGCTGCGCACCGCCCTGGAACGCGGCGTGCCCATCGTGAGCACGCTGGAGGGCGCGGAGTGGACCGCGAAGGCCATTCAGGCCGCGGCCGGAGCGAAGCTCGGGGTGAAGGGCCTGCAGGCCTGGGTGACGGGAAGCGTCGCCGCCGACTGA